In the genome of Kitasatospora cathayae, one region contains:
- a CDS encoding ATP-binding SpoIIE family protein phosphatase, with product MAYRLAYLDAATRRINSALDLAATLRNIGRVLVPTLADAAVVHLRDPLPNVEREPGFPEELRIHHSTGTRIGRRGRKSGADDRHRSRYGSRSTADTGPATPVTRGGALAHILLSRRPAESAVLGTPAAERTEALLRELYGTRGLARLAPGTSVVALPLRGRKAVLGLLVLIRRPPERTGRPAFDAADTATAAHLATQAGLAVDTALRYAREWEIANELQRSMLPLRLPQSHGVRLAQRYLPGERGAQVGGDWYDAVPLPGNRVALIVGDVMGHSLTSAAIMGQLRTSAQTLAALDLPPHEVLYHLDEQAQRLGREQHLATCVYAVYDPIANRVVLANAGHVPPVLVRPDGTAELVELDSGAPIGVGGVDFNSVELPAPPGSALLLFTDGLVETRSRPLSDGLEVLRAKIAAARWQSPEQLCQEALRILPPGDRGDDIALLGACFDGIPAGDVAHWYLQPRNETPGRARRLAAHTLRRWGLDELSEATELMVSELVTNAVQHATRPVTLSLVRTTRLRCEVGDDSPLLPRPRRTGPEDERGRGLQIVARCADRWGATRLGTGKVVWFEQRLPVGT from the coding sequence ATGGCGTACCGCCTCGCCTACCTCGACGCCGCGACCCGGCGGATCAACAGCGCCCTCGACCTGGCCGCGACCCTGCGCAACATCGGCCGGGTGCTGGTCCCGACCCTCGCCGACGCCGCCGTCGTCCACCTGCGCGACCCGCTGCCCAACGTCGAGCGCGAGCCCGGCTTCCCGGAGGAGCTGCGGATCCACCACAGCACCGGCACCCGGATCGGCCGCCGCGGTCGCAAGAGCGGCGCGGACGACCGGCACCGCTCCCGGTACGGCTCCCGCTCGACCGCCGACACCGGCCCGGCCACCCCGGTCACCCGCGGCGGCGCGCTGGCGCACATCCTGCTGAGCCGCCGCCCCGCCGAGTCGGCCGTCCTCGGCACGCCCGCCGCCGAGCGCACCGAGGCGCTACTGCGCGAGCTGTACGGCACCCGCGGGCTGGCCCGGCTGGCCCCCGGCACCTCGGTCGTCGCCCTGCCGCTGCGCGGCCGCAAGGCCGTCCTCGGCCTGCTGGTGCTGATCCGCCGGCCTCCTGAACGCACCGGCCGCCCGGCCTTCGACGCGGCCGACACCGCGACCGCCGCGCACCTGGCGACCCAGGCCGGGCTGGCCGTGGACACCGCGCTGCGGTACGCCCGCGAGTGGGAGATAGCCAACGAACTCCAGCGCAGCATGCTGCCGTTGCGCCTGCCGCAGTCGCACGGCGTCCGGCTCGCCCAGCGCTACCTGCCCGGCGAGCGCGGCGCGCAGGTCGGCGGGGACTGGTACGACGCGGTGCCGCTGCCCGGCAACCGGGTCGCCCTGATCGTCGGCGACGTGATGGGCCACTCGCTCACCTCGGCCGCCATCATGGGCCAACTGCGCACCAGCGCCCAGACCTTGGCCGCGCTCGACCTGCCGCCGCACGAGGTGCTCTACCACCTGGACGAGCAGGCCCAGCGGCTCGGCCGCGAACAGCACCTGGCCACCTGCGTGTACGCGGTGTACGACCCGATCGCCAACCGGGTGGTGCTGGCCAACGCCGGCCACGTCCCGCCGGTGCTGGTCCGCCCGGACGGCACGGCCGAGTTGGTGGAGCTGGACTCCGGGGCGCCGATCGGGGTCGGCGGGGTGGACTTCAACTCCGTCGAACTGCCCGCGCCGCCCGGCTCGGCGCTGCTGCTGTTCACCGACGGCCTGGTGGAGACCCGCAGCCGTCCGCTCAGCGACGGGCTGGAGGTGCTCCGCGCGAAGATCGCGGCCGCTCGCTGGCAGTCCCCCGAGCAGTTGTGCCAGGAGGCGCTGCGGATCCTGCCGCCCGGCGACCGCGGCGACGACATCGCCCTGCTGGGCGCCTGCTTCGACGGCATCCCGGCCGGGGACGTCGCCCACTGGTACCTCCAGCCGCGCAACGAGACGCCGGGCCGGGCCCGCCGGCTGGCCGCGCACACGCTGCGCCGCTGGGGGCTGGACGAGCTGAGCGAGGCGACCGAACTGATGGTCAGCGAGCTGGTGACCAACGCCGTCCAGCACGCGACCCGACCGGTCACCCTCAGCCTGGTGCGCACCACCCGGCTGCGCTGCGAGGTCGGCGACGACAGCCCGCTGCTGCCGCGCCCGCGCCGTACCGGTCCGGAGGACGAACGCGGGCGCGGGCTGCAGATAGTGGCCCGGTGCGCGGACCGCTGGGGCGCCACCCGGCTGGGCACCGGCAAGGTGGTCTGGTTCGAGCAGCGGCTGCCCGTAGGGACCTGA